One genomic window of Cupriavidus sp. P-10 includes the following:
- a CDS encoding nuclear transport factor 2 family protein encodes MNAIDISLDTDAVAAEIARLENERCRALVAADVDALDVLVADDVIHVHANGKVDDKPAYLAMVRGQVIFLRASRESLAVRVQGDMAVAVGRLLQSIEMRETSQRIDMDVMTTQAWRREAGGWRQVTFQATNR; translated from the coding sequence ATGAACGCGATCGACATAAGTCTCGATACGGACGCCGTGGCGGCGGAAATCGCCCGGCTGGAGAACGAACGCTGCCGCGCGCTGGTCGCGGCCGATGTCGACGCGCTTGACGTGCTGGTGGCCGACGACGTGATCCATGTCCACGCCAACGGCAAGGTCGACGACAAACCGGCGTACCTGGCGATGGTGCGCGGCCAGGTCATCTTCCTGCGTGCCAGCCGCGAGAGCCTGGCGGTGCGCGTGCAAGGCGACATGGCGGTGGCGGTCGGCCGCCTGCTGCAGTCGATCGAGATGCGCGAGACCAGCCAGCGGATCGACATGGATGTGATGACCACGCAAGCCTGGCGGCGCGAAGCCGGCGGCTGGCGACAGGTGACGTTCCAGGCAACCAATCGCTGA
- a CDS encoding tripartite tricarboxylate transporter substrate-binding protein produces the protein MAKSLGQPVVVDPRPGGNGFIAMEAGKRAPATGHELVIGSIDQLAINPSLFRKLPYDPVRDFVPVAGLYRVAFFVPEVKASWARLASRRLPDQARRLRSGWRVTRSAMPD, from the coding sequence TTGGCGAAGAGCCTGGGCCAGCCCGTGGTGGTTGACCCTCGCCCCGGCGGCAACGGCTTCATTGCGATGGAAGCCGGCAAGCGCGCGCCGGCCACCGGCCATGAACTCGTGATCGGCTCGATCGACCAGCTCGCCATCAATCCCAGCCTGTTCCGCAAGCTGCCGTACGACCCCGTCCGCGATTTCGTGCCAGTGGCTGGCCTGTACCGCGTGGCGTTCTTCGTGCCCGAAGTCAAGGCGAGCTGGGCACGCTTGGCTTCGCGCCGGCTTCCGGACCAGGCGAGGAGGTTGCGCAGTGGATGGCGCGTGACACGAAGCGCTATGCCGGACTGA
- a CDS encoding VOC family protein codes for MTTPHATAADRVVPFKMAHLVYRCARRAETVAWYMAVFQAKLVFEDNVLTFITYDDEHHRLAFFNMPGIPDKQSEAAGVHHVAYSYQSVGELLRTYQRLKEGGIRPVWCINHGPTTSLYYRDPEGNDIELQVDNYPDPADCAHFFHTETFASNPMGIEFDPDGLVAMWEAGASDAELCALGAARAAEQKGPQ; via the coding sequence ATGACCACCCCGCATGCGACGGCAGCCGACCGCGTCGTCCCCTTCAAGATGGCCCATCTGGTCTACCGTTGCGCGCGCCGCGCCGAGACCGTCGCCTGGTACATGGCCGTGTTCCAGGCGAAACTGGTCTTCGAGGACAACGTGCTGACCTTCATCACCTACGACGACGAGCACCACCGCCTGGCCTTTTTCAACATGCCCGGCATCCCGGACAAGCAGAGCGAGGCGGCGGGCGTCCACCACGTCGCCTACAGCTACCAGTCGGTCGGCGAACTGCTGCGGACCTACCAGCGCCTGAAGGAAGGGGGCATCCGGCCGGTCTGGTGCATCAACCACGGCCCCACCACCTCGCTGTACTACCGCGATCCCGAAGGCAACGACATCGAACTCCAGGTCGATAACTACCCAGACCCGGCCGACTGCGCCCACTTCTTCCATACCGAGACGTTCGCCAGCAACCCCATGGGCATCGAGTTCGACCCCGACGGTCTGGTCGCCATGTGGGAAGCAGGCGCCAGCGACGCCGAACTCTGCGCCCTCGGCGCTGCCCGCGCAGCGGAGCAGAAAGGCCCGCAATAA
- the mdeB gene encoding alpha-ketoglutarate dehydrogenase: protein MQAQRIDSLDAHPDDSDRQETGEWLDALAGVARHAGTQRVGFLLQRLAEHASHLGVAPTAHPYQLYQNTIPLEAQPAYPGDLAMEERITSIIRWNALAMVVRANKAYGELGGHIASYASAAEIFEVGFNHFFRADGEQGKGDLVFFQPHSAPGVYARAFLEGRLDAPHLERYRQEVAGGGLCSYPHPWLMPEFWQFPTGSMGIGPISAVYQARFLRYLEHRGIAQTAGRRAWGVFGDGEMDEPESIAALSLAAREKLDNLTFIINCNLQRLDGPVRGNGQIIQELESLFAGAGWNVIKVVWGSDWDALFARDHNHALLRRFANTVDGQYQTLGANDGAYNRAHFFDLDPELQALVSHMTPEEIDGLRRGGHDFRKLYAAFDAARRHPGRPTVILAKTKKGYGMGQAGESRNTSHQQKKLDVDALRAFRDRFQLPLSDEAVASMAFLKPADDSPELRYLHARRADLGGYMPRRVTTAPAVPVPALDSYAQFALQPDGREVSTTTAVVRLFTNLLKDKALGPRIVPIVADEARTFGMANLFRQVGIYSPHGQLYEPEDAGSMLYYKESRDGQLLEEGITEAGAVSSWTAAATSYSVNGVAMLPFYIYYSMFGFQRIGDLIWAAADQRARGFLIGATAGRTTLSGEGLQHQDGTSHLIASTIPNCRAWDPAFAGEAAVIIDHGARRMLEQQHDEFHYLTVTNENYAQAPIDPAQHADILRGMRLHATAGSGAVQVRLLGSGAILREVIAAAEALASEWGIAAEVWSVTSFSELAREAQAVQRERLFSTGGAAGSHLETCLAGSAPVVAVTDYVRAYANLIAPYVEAPYTALGTDGFGRSDTRPALRGFFEVDRRHIVLAALAAVDPDKHRAALARDGATDLPPAPWQC from the coding sequence ATGCAAGCCCAACGCATCGACTCCCTCGACGCTCATCCGGACGACAGCGACCGCCAGGAAACCGGCGAATGGCTCGACGCGCTCGCCGGCGTAGCGCGCCACGCCGGCACGCAGCGTGTCGGCTTCCTGCTGCAGCGGCTGGCCGAGCATGCCAGCCACCTCGGCGTGGCACCGACCGCCCATCCGTACCAGCTCTACCAGAACACCATCCCGCTGGAGGCGCAGCCCGCCTATCCGGGCGACCTGGCGATGGAGGAGCGCATCACCTCGATCATCCGCTGGAATGCGCTGGCAATGGTGGTGCGCGCCAACAAGGCATATGGTGAGCTTGGGGGGCATATCGCCAGCTATGCATCGGCCGCCGAGATCTTCGAGGTCGGCTTCAACCACTTCTTCCGCGCCGACGGCGAGCAGGGCAAGGGCGATCTCGTCTTCTTCCAGCCGCACTCGGCACCGGGCGTCTATGCGCGTGCGTTTCTCGAAGGGCGGCTCGACGCCCCACACCTGGAGCGCTACCGGCAGGAGGTCGCGGGCGGGGGCCTCTGTTCGTATCCGCATCCGTGGCTGATGCCCGAGTTCTGGCAGTTCCCGACCGGTTCGATGGGCATCGGCCCGATCAGCGCGGTCTACCAGGCGCGCTTTTTGCGCTATCTGGAGCACCGCGGCATTGCGCAGACCGCTGGCCGGCGTGCCTGGGGCGTATTCGGCGACGGCGAGATGGACGAGCCCGAGTCGATCGCCGCGCTGTCGCTGGCCGCGCGCGAGAAGCTCGACAACCTGACCTTCATCATCAACTGCAACCTGCAGCGGCTCGACGGCCCGGTGCGCGGCAACGGCCAGATCATCCAGGAGCTGGAGTCGCTGTTTGCCGGCGCGGGCTGGAACGTCATCAAGGTGGTGTGGGGCTCGGACTGGGACGCGCTGTTCGCACGCGACCACAACCACGCGCTGCTGCGCCGCTTCGCCAATACGGTCGACGGCCAGTACCAGACGCTCGGCGCCAACGACGGCGCCTACAACCGCGCCCATTTCTTCGACCTCGATCCGGAACTGCAGGCGCTGGTCTCGCACATGACGCCGGAAGAGATCGACGGCCTGCGCCGCGGCGGCCATGATTTCCGCAAGCTGTATGCCGCTTTCGACGCCGCGCGCCGCCATCCCGGCCGCCCGACCGTGATCCTCGCCAAGACCAAGAAGGGCTACGGCATGGGGCAGGCGGGCGAGTCGCGCAATACCTCGCACCAGCAGAAGAAGCTCGACGTCGATGCGCTGCGGGCCTTCCGCGACCGCTTCCAGTTGCCGCTGAGCGACGAGGCCGTCGCGTCGATGGCCTTCCTGAAGCCGGCCGACGACAGCCCCGAGCTGCGCTACCTGCATGCGCGCCGCGCCGACCTGGGCGGCTACATGCCGCGCCGTGTCACCACTGCGCCGGCCGTGCCGGTGCCGGCGCTCGACAGCTACGCGCAGTTTGCGCTGCAGCCGGACGGGAGAGAAGTCTCCACCACGACCGCGGTCGTCCGCCTGTTCACCAACCTGCTGAAGGACAAGGCGCTCGGCCCGCGCATCGTGCCGATCGTCGCCGACGAGGCGCGCACGTTCGGCATGGCCAACCTGTTCCGCCAGGTCGGCATCTATTCGCCGCACGGCCAGCTCTACGAGCCCGAGGACGCCGGCTCGATGCTGTACTACAAGGAGTCGCGCGACGGGCAGTTGCTGGAGGAGGGCATCACCGAGGCCGGCGCGGTGTCGTCGTGGACCGCGGCGGCCACCTCCTACAGCGTGAACGGCGTGGCGATGCTGCCGTTCTACATCTACTACTCGATGTTCGGCTTCCAGCGCATCGGCGACCTGATCTGGGCCGCTGCCGACCAGCGCGCCCGCGGCTTCCTGATCGGCGCGACGGCCGGGCGCACCACGCTGTCGGGCGAGGGGCTGCAGCACCAGGACGGCACCAGCCACCTGATCGCATCGACCATCCCGAACTGCCGCGCCTGGGACCCGGCCTTCGCTGGCGAGGCCGCCGTCATCATCGACCATGGCGCGCGCCGCATGCTGGAGCAGCAGCACGACGAGTTCCACTACCTGACCGTTACCAACGAGAACTACGCGCAGGCGCCGATCGACCCGGCCCAGCATGCCGACATCCTGCGCGGCATGCGCCTTCACGCCACGGCGGGATCCGGCGCGGTCCAGGTACGCCTGCTCGGCTCCGGCGCGATCCTGCGCGAGGTCATCGCCGCTGCCGAGGCGCTGGCCAGCGAGTGGGGCATCGCGGCCGAAGTCTGGAGTGTGACGAGCTTCTCCGAACTGGCGCGCGAGGCGCAGGCCGTACAGCGCGAGCGTCTGTTTTCCACGGGCGGTGCGGCGGGCAGCCACCTGGAGACGTGCCTGGCTGGCAGTGCGCCGGTGGTGGCGGTTACCGACTATGTGCGCGCCTACGCCAACCTGATTGCGCCCTACGTCGAGGCGCCGTACACCGCGCTCGGCACCGACGGCTTTGGCCGCAGCGACACGCGCCCTGCGCTGCGCGGCTTCTTCGAGGTGGACCGCCGCCACATCGTGCTGGCCGCGCTGGCCGCCGTCGACCCGGACAAGCACCGCGCGGCGCTGGCGCGCGACGGCGCGACGGACCTGCCCCCGGCGCCGTGGCAATGTTGA
- a CDS encoding GNAT family N-acetyltransferase yields the protein MIRDILLRAAGSAESEAIARVLQTCGLPYDEIEHPSSLFHIATMGGKVVGCAYGEQHGRTFAIHAAAVLPECRGHRVATYLVSTLLMRARTHGCIRATVLNPEQPGFFARCGFTLTPADSVTHELHLSRETLRRFGIRTHYMCRHLD from the coding sequence ATGATAAGAGATATCCTGCTACGGGCTGCTGGGTCAGCGGAGTCAGAGGCCATCGCGCGAGTCCTGCAGACTTGCGGCTTGCCTTATGACGAAATAGAACACCCATCCAGCCTATTTCATATCGCCACCATGGGCGGGAAGGTGGTCGGCTGTGCCTACGGCGAACAGCATGGTCGCACCTTCGCCATTCACGCGGCGGCTGTCCTCCCGGAGTGCCGAGGGCACCGTGTTGCAACCTATCTGGTCAGCACACTGCTGATGCGCGCACGGACCCATGGCTGCATAAGGGCAACAGTCCTCAACCCCGAGCAACCTGGCTTCTTTGCCCGCTGCGGCTTCACCTTGACTCCTGCGGACAGTGTGACGCATGAGTTGCACTTATCCAGGGAGACGCTCCGGCGCTTCGGCATAAGGACTCACTATATGTGCCGTCACCTCGATTAG
- a CDS encoding 2-oxo acid dehydrogenase subunit E2: protein MQTLTIPDIGDYSQIPVIEVLIRAGDTVAAEQPVVTLESDKATMDVPSERAGTIREVLLKPGDLVSKGTPIARIEFGKVPMTGAAAEVAKPFATPDPVEAPKPASTPGAVAETTPEAARSAPRNPGTHAGPSVRKLARELGVSLADVSPTGPKGRALRADVLAHAKALLAQPPVAAPAAGDLDLLPWPQVDFSRFGAVERQPLPRVRRLSGANLHRNWVRIPHVTNFDQADITELEAFRIALNRDGKPDAARVTVLAFLVRAAAAALRAFPQFNVSLDGQDVIRKQYVHIGFAADTPNGLVVPVIRDADRKGVLAIAAEMADLSATARAGQLKAGQMQGGCFSISSLGGIGGSHFTPIINAPEVAILGAGKAAMQPVWDGSGFQPRLQLPLSLSWDYCAVDGAEAGRFLAHLAGLLADFRRVLL from the coding sequence ATGCAGACTCTTACGATCCCCGACATCGGGGACTACAGCCAGATCCCGGTGATCGAGGTGCTGATCCGCGCCGGCGATACCGTGGCAGCCGAGCAGCCGGTCGTCACGCTCGAATCCGACAAGGCGACCATGGACGTGCCGAGCGAACGCGCGGGGACCATCCGCGAGGTGCTGCTGAAGCCGGGCGACCTCGTGTCAAAGGGAACGCCGATCGCGCGGATCGAGTTCGGCAAGGTGCCGATGACGGGTGCGGCGGCTGAGGTCGCGAAGCCCTTCGCCACGCCGGACCCGGTGGAAGCGCCAAAGCCCGCTTCCACGCCGGGGGCGGTTGCGGAGACCACCCCTGAAGCCGCCCGATCGGCGCCAAGAAACCCAGGCACCCACGCCGGACCCTCTGTGCGCAAGCTTGCCCGCGAACTCGGCGTGTCGCTGGCCGATGTCAGTCCCACCGGCCCCAAGGGCCGCGCGCTGCGCGCCGATGTGCTGGCTCACGCGAAGGCGTTGCTGGCGCAGCCGCCCGTTGCAGCACCTGCGGCAGGCGATCTCGACCTGCTGCCGTGGCCGCAGGTGGACTTCTCCCGCTTCGGCGCCGTCGAGCGCCAGCCGCTGCCGCGCGTGCGGCGCCTCTCGGGCGCCAACCTGCACCGCAACTGGGTGCGCATCCCGCATGTCACCAACTTCGACCAGGCCGACATCACGGAACTGGAAGCGTTCCGCATCGCGCTGAACCGCGACGGAAAGCCCGATGCCGCGCGCGTCACCGTGCTGGCGTTCCTGGTGCGTGCGGCGGCGGCCGCGCTGCGCGCGTTCCCGCAGTTCAACGTCAGCCTCGACGGGCAGGACGTGATCCGCAAGCAGTACGTCCATATCGGCTTCGCGGCAGACACGCCGAACGGGCTGGTGGTGCCGGTCATCCGCGACGCCGACCGCAAGGGTGTGCTGGCCATTGCTGCCGAAATGGCTGACCTTTCCGCCACCGCGCGCGCTGGCCAGCTCAAGGCTGGGCAGATGCAGGGCGGCTGCTTCTCGATCTCGTCGCTCGGCGGCATCGGCGGCTCGCACTTCACGCCGATCATCAACGCACCCGAGGTGGCGATCCTTGGTGCCGGCAAGGCCGCCATGCAGCCGGTCTGGGACGGCAGCGGGTTCCAGCCGCGCCTGCAGCTGCCGCTGTCGCTGTCGTGGGACTACTGCGCGGTCGACGGTGCCGAGGCCGGCCGTTTTCTTGCACATCTCGCCGGCCTGCTGGCCGATTTCCGCCGCGTGCTGCTCTGA
- a CDS encoding porin: MKRTIFALAAICACGAAEAQSNVTLYGVVDVNVEYVNHVGAVPSASNGFNPGQGGKAFRQDAGGYSGSRWGLRGTEDLGNGLKSVFVLESGFNSDTGTMQQGGRLFGRQAFVGLSSQYGQISFGRQYHSLFSTLANFIPARYASQYEPTGIMAGANFRQDNAVKYTGVFGGLTAMANWSFGVGTTLPQVAPTLPAAGGSGEVPGQFRRDTSYGAGLNYIAGPFGVGIGYDQWNPTIGTGNGTFKKAAVMASYALNGTAKVMGGYRWGQNKNQNGTLIQRDDFYWIGGQYRFSPALDFTLEYDYQNVKNLGGNTHVANPWQIALIADYAFSKRTDIYLTTAYSKNAGLAMESAASNFATSLTLNSYALPNGQNSMFGVAVGIRHVF; encoded by the coding sequence ATGAAAAGAACGATTTTTGCCCTCGCCGCTATCTGTGCGTGTGGCGCAGCCGAAGCACAATCCAACGTAACGCTCTATGGAGTGGTGGACGTAAACGTCGAGTACGTCAACCACGTTGGTGCGGTGCCGTCGGCGAGTAACGGATTCAATCCGGGCCAGGGCGGCAAAGCATTTCGCCAGGACGCCGGTGGATACTCCGGCTCGCGTTGGGGTCTACGCGGCACGGAAGACCTCGGCAACGGGCTGAAATCGGTTTTCGTTCTGGAGAGCGGCTTTAACAGCGATACCGGCACCATGCAACAGGGTGGCCGTTTGTTTGGTCGCCAGGCCTTTGTTGGCCTTAGCTCGCAATACGGTCAGATCTCCTTCGGTCGGCAATACCATTCGTTGTTTTCCACGCTGGCCAACTTTATCCCGGCTCGGTATGCCAGCCAGTATGAGCCTACCGGCATCATGGCCGGTGCCAATTTCCGTCAAGACAACGCAGTGAAGTACACCGGCGTTTTCGGCGGGCTCACGGCAATGGCAAACTGGTCGTTTGGCGTGGGCACGACACTTCCGCAGGTCGCTCCCACCCTCCCGGCTGCTGGTGGCAGCGGTGAAGTGCCTGGGCAGTTCCGCCGCGACACGAGCTACGGTGCAGGGCTGAACTATATTGCCGGGCCTTTCGGGGTAGGCATCGGCTATGACCAGTGGAATCCGACGATCGGCACTGGCAACGGTACCTTCAAGAAGGCTGCTGTCATGGCCAGCTACGCCCTCAACGGCACGGCGAAGGTAATGGGCGGTTACCGCTGGGGACAGAACAAGAATCAAAACGGCACGCTGATTCAACGTGACGACTTTTACTGGATTGGCGGTCAATACCGATTCTCGCCGGCTCTCGATTTCACGCTCGAGTACGACTACCAGAACGTAAAGAACCTGGGAGGGAACACCCATGTTGCCAATCCCTGGCAGATCGCGCTGATTGCAGACTACGCGTTCTCGAAGCGCACCGACATCTACCTGACCACGGCCTATTCAAAGAACGCTGGCCTGGCCATGGAATCGGCGGCTAGCAATTTCGCCACTAGCCTTACATTGAACAGTTACGCGCTCCCCAATGGCCAGAACTCGATGTTTGGCGTTGCTGTGGGTATCCGTCACGTGTTCTAG
- a CDS encoding TetR/AcrR family transcriptional regulator has protein sequence MTAAPGDRPMMLPIEHDPAHPEPTNHRSLVAQRKRNATRARIIAAILDLVADPANLTVSIEDVVKAAGIARGTFYKHFASMDEALLAMGREVRDQFTVAILPAYNVLTHPLQRFSCGMHCFLAHAQADRRWAGFALREELVPGRSLLLDCVTADLRAGAYEGCMEIDDLQAAVDLVLGCILEGIRTMFFGRTRDPRHYIDTSIRMALRSLGVDKAAAAEAAAFAREYAGRCVGAAVTSERPGLSSGQIAGQATGGAST, from the coding sequence ATGACCGCGGCGCCAGGAGACCGCCCCATGATGCTCCCCATCGAGCACGATCCCGCGCATCCGGAACCCACGAACCACCGTTCGCTGGTTGCGCAAAGGAAGCGCAACGCTACGCGCGCCCGCATCATCGCCGCCATCCTCGACCTGGTGGCCGATCCGGCCAACCTGACGGTGTCGATCGAGGACGTGGTGAAGGCAGCAGGTATCGCGCGCGGCACGTTCTACAAGCACTTCGCGTCGATGGACGAGGCGCTGCTGGCGATGGGCCGCGAGGTGCGCGACCAGTTCACGGTCGCCATCCTGCCTGCCTACAACGTGCTGACGCACCCGCTGCAGCGTTTCAGTTGCGGCATGCATTGCTTCCTCGCGCACGCCCAGGCCGATCGCCGCTGGGCCGGCTTCGCGCTGCGCGAGGAACTGGTGCCGGGCCGCTCGCTGCTGCTCGACTGCGTGACGGCCGACCTGCGCGCGGGCGCATACGAGGGCTGCATGGAGATCGATGATCTTCAGGCGGCCGTCGACCTGGTGCTGGGCTGCATCCTTGAAGGCATCCGCACGATGTTCTTCGGCCGCACACGCGACCCGCGCCACTACATCGACACCAGCATCCGCATGGCGCTGCGCAGCCTCGGTGTCGACAAGGCCGCCGCAGCCGAGGCGGCAGCGTTCGCGCGCGAATATGCGGGGCGGTGCGTGGGCGCAGCCGTCACGTCAGAGCGGCCCGGATTGTCCTCAGGCCAGATCGCCGGTCAGGCCACTGGCGGCGCGTCGACCTGA
- a CDS encoding fumarylacetoacetate hydrolase family protein, translated as MKLATYQTAAGAVHLGLVVPGGLVQIDTRLPDAPRDMIGLIDAFPAWRSRLEELAASGRVDVPLPSVTLLAPVPRPGKIMAIGLNYADHVAESGMARPAEQLWFAKMPTAATGPYAPIERPRVSEQLDYEAELAFVVGRRCKHVSRDNAKDVIFGYCVSNDVSVRDWQLRTSQFTLGKSFDTHAPFGPWIVTADEVPDPHALGIRCFVNGEKRQDSNTAQLIFDCYDQVAHLSAAMTLEPGDVVMTGTPGGVGVAHKPPSWLRPGDRVLVEIEGLGEIENVVVEEGAR; from the coding sequence ATGAAACTCGCCACATACCAGACCGCCGCCGGCGCGGTGCACCTTGGCCTCGTCGTGCCCGGCGGCCTCGTGCAGATCGACACGCGCCTGCCCGACGCCCCGCGCGACATGATCGGCCTGATCGACGCCTTCCCGGCCTGGCGCTCGCGTCTCGAGGAACTGGCCGCCAGCGGCCGCGTCGACGTGCCTTTGCCGTCTGTCACGCTGCTCGCCCCGGTTCCCCGCCCGGGCAAGATCATGGCGATTGGCCTGAACTACGCCGACCACGTCGCCGAGTCCGGCATGGCCAGGCCTGCCGAACAGCTGTGGTTCGCCAAGATGCCGACCGCGGCCACCGGGCCATACGCACCCATCGAACGTCCGCGCGTGTCGGAACAGCTCGACTACGAGGCCGAACTGGCTTTCGTGGTCGGCCGGCGCTGCAAGCACGTCAGCCGCGACAACGCGAAGGATGTGATTTTCGGCTACTGCGTCTCGAACGACGTCAGCGTGCGCGACTGGCAGTTGCGCACCTCGCAGTTTACGCTCGGCAAGTCATTCGACACGCACGCGCCGTTCGGCCCGTGGATCGTCACGGCAGACGAGGTGCCCGACCCGCACGCGCTCGGCATCCGCTGCTTTGTCAATGGCGAGAAGCGCCAGGACTCGAACACCGCGCAACTGATCTTCGACTGCTATGACCAGGTCGCCCACCTGTCGGCGGCGATGACGCTGGAGCCTGGCGACGTGGTGATGACCGGCACGCCGGGCGGCGTTGGCGTGGCGCACAAGCCGCCGTCATGGTTGCGGCCGGGCGACCGCGTGCTGGTCGAGATCGAAGGGCTGGGAGAAATCGAGAACGTGGTGGTGGAGGAGGGCGCGCGATGA
- a CDS encoding patatin-like phospholipase family protein, giving the protein MPTDTGMREADQASQVVKPVTLALQGGGAHGAFAWGVLDHLLEDGRLAIEGVSATSAGAMNAAVLAYGLLQGGPPRARTALHDFWRDVASTARVHSPFRKLPWENWLSNGYGLEFSPMYLLTDIMLRVLSPYQFNPLNFNPLRDVLARHVDFDALNQDCPIQLYLCATNVENGKIRVFSRGDISLKAVLASACLPFLFQSVEIGGQHYWDGGYVGNPAIFPLIYNCGARDVVIVHINPIVRKGVPKTAAEILNRINEVSFNSSLIRELRAISFVTRLIQDGKIRGGEMKEMLIHSIRSDQTMMALGVSSKLNADWDFLCYLRDQGRDEARRWLQQNYDAIGERCTVDLQQEFL; this is encoded by the coding sequence ATGCCGACCGATACGGGAATGCGAGAGGCCGACCAAGCCAGCCAGGTCGTGAAGCCGGTCACGCTGGCGTTACAAGGTGGGGGTGCCCATGGTGCCTTTGCGTGGGGCGTGCTGGACCACCTGCTCGAAGACGGCCGGCTTGCGATCGAGGGCGTCAGCGCCACCAGCGCAGGCGCGATGAACGCCGCGGTACTCGCGTATGGCCTGCTCCAGGGTGGGCCACCGCGCGCCCGCACCGCCCTGCATGATTTCTGGCGCGATGTTGCCAGCACCGCGCGCGTCCACAGTCCGTTCCGCAAGCTGCCATGGGAAAACTGGCTGTCCAACGGCTATGGGCTCGAGTTTTCGCCGATGTACTTGTTGACGGACATCATGCTGCGGGTGCTGTCGCCCTACCAGTTCAACCCGCTCAACTTCAACCCGCTGCGCGACGTACTGGCCCGCCATGTCGACTTTGACGCGCTGAACCAGGACTGCCCGATCCAGCTCTACTTGTGCGCCACCAACGTCGAGAACGGGAAGATACGCGTGTTCTCACGCGGCGACATCTCGCTTAAGGCAGTGCTGGCGTCGGCCTGCCTGCCGTTCCTGTTCCAGTCGGTGGAAATCGGCGGCCAACACTACTGGGACGGTGGCTATGTTGGCAACCCTGCCATTTTCCCGCTGATCTACAACTGCGGGGCACGTGACGTGGTGATCGTCCATATCAATCCCATCGTGCGCAAGGGAGTGCCGAAGACAGCCGCGGAAATTCTCAACCGCATCAATGAGGTCAGCTTCAATTCGTCGTTGATCCGCGAACTGCGCGCGATCAGCTTTGTCACCCGACTGATCCAGGATGGCAAGATCCGCGGTGGGGAAATGAAGGAAATGCTGATCCACTCGATCCGCTCCGACCAGACCATGATGGCGCTCGGCGTCTCCAGCAAGCTCAACGCGGACTGGGATTTTCTTTGCTACCTGCGCGACCAGGGCAGGGACGAGGCCCGGCGCTGGTTGCAGCAGAACTATGACGCCATCGGTGAACGCTGCACCGTCGACCTGCAACAGGAATTTCTTTGA
- a CDS encoding TetR/AcrR family transcriptional regulator — protein MSDHRTKVAEKKRLLMRTKLLDAAMRVIGEQNGTAPVIDDVIREAKVSRGTFYNYFTSLDEVVNAIGQEMNNQMITDILPVYNVLDEPWQRAAVGFRLFMVRALLDRKWASFVIRIEAWPHTTMLAKYMSGDLAAGKARGQFRIDSIDAATDFLMGASARCIQAVGQGVDDPPAYMDAATRMALQSVGCSSALCDQGVAFSQSYLKSWACGELTVSRPLWALNLNSKDGQLFLAHQVDAPPVA, from the coding sequence GTGAGCGACCATCGCACCAAGGTGGCGGAAAAGAAGCGCCTGCTGATGCGGACCAAGCTGCTTGACGCGGCCATGCGGGTGATCGGAGAGCAGAACGGAACGGCGCCGGTGATCGATGACGTGATCCGCGAGGCGAAAGTTTCGCGCGGCACCTTCTACAACTACTTCACGTCGCTGGACGAAGTGGTGAACGCCATCGGCCAGGAGATGAACAACCAGATGATCACGGACATCCTCCCGGTCTATAACGTGCTCGACGAACCGTGGCAGCGCGCAGCGGTCGGATTCCGGCTGTTCATGGTGCGCGCGCTGCTGGACCGCAAGTGGGCCAGCTTCGTGATCCGCATCGAGGCGTGGCCGCACACGACGATGCTCGCGAAGTACATGTCGGGCGACCTCGCCGCCGGCAAGGCACGCGGGCAATTCCGCATCGACAGCATCGATGCTGCAACCGATTTCCTGATGGGCGCGTCCGCGCGCTGCATCCAGGCGGTCGGCCAGGGCGTGGACGATCCGCCCGCCTACATGGACGCGGCCACACGCATGGCGCTGCAGAGCGTCGGCTGCAGCAGCGCGCTGTGCGACCAGGGGGTGGCATTCTCGCAGTCTTACCTGAAATCATGGGCCTGCGGCGAACTGACAGTGAGCCGGCCGCTTTGGGCACTGAACCTGAATTCGAAGGACGGGCAGCTTTTTCTCGCGCATCAGGTCGACGCGCCGCCAGTGGCCTGA